AGCATATACAGCAAAGCCCTTTCCTCACACATTCCCATTTGGATTCATCTGATGACTCGAACTCATTTGTTCCTGAAATAAGATTAAGTTGGTCACGTTAGTGGATAATTGATGATAGATAAGTAACACAATCacgtaaaatataaaaataaattttaaaagaaggcCAAAGATTAGAGGCACTGGAAAAGAAACCTCGAGGTGCAAAATAATAATACAGACCTGATGAACCAGTCGAACGATTTAGGGCAGCAGAAACTTCTTGCCTTATTGAACGCTGCAACTCCAGCTGCATATCCATACAAGCCTCCAGCATTCTTTGCATATTGTTCATCCTTTGCTGCAGCCTAGACATGTCAATTCTCAAGTCATTGACAACCTCCCAATCCTgccaaaataatgaaaaaaatattcaaataataaatacaaataaatttttaacacaaactaataataaatcaattatcatgCCAGTGCCAGTGTGCCACAGACACCTTTAACTTTATTAAAGATgtgaaaccaaaaaaaaaacgtaCAATTCCTCCTAGATGCTGATTATTCATGTCACTCTGTGACTGTGACCAGCTGTCACGGCGAGGGTGCCGGTCCCAAAGAGGCAAAGGAGGAGGAATAGGTAAAGAAGGTAGGTCATGTGGACTATTAACAGTACCCTCCTGACCAACAATCTGATCCCTACTCTGCTGTTCAAGGTCCTGTTCCACAGAGGCAGAAGACGGGGTTGTTTCTTGTAGCTCCCACTCCATCTGATTATGGCCTTGTCTTACAACATATGATTGTATCAACTGGTCAAGACTATCGCGGAAACTGCTACGGAGGAGGTTGGAGACACTTCTCCTGTGGAATAAAcagaaatatttgattttaaattacatTTTCAAGTATGAAAAGGATAAATGCAAAAACTCTCCACTCATATTTACATACCTATTAAGCAGTTCTCTGAGTTCAACACTATATACATTGTCGTCATCTGGAAAGTAAAATCCATGAATCCTACCGACTGGAGCACTTTCAAGATCAGAAGGAGCCCCCAACCAATTTTCTACAGCCTCTTGGAAGCCACCATCCTCTTGCCAGACTTCAGGACCTTCTTGCAGCCGAGAGTTTTCTCCATCctcatttccaaattcatttTCAGGCCACTGCATTGATGTACTGCTGACTTGATTATCATCTACACCTTCCTCGGTGCTATTTCTCCATTCACGGTTACTCTGATTCCAGACACTTCCTTCATTTTCAATATCTTCTTCCAGCTGTTCTCCTACCAGAGAAGCGGATTCATTCCGATTCATATCAACAATATTTTCCTCCATTGGGTGGTTGTGGTTTGATGAGTCATTTACACCATTACTTATATCACCCGATCGAAGTCGATCATTGTATGCCTCACTGAATTCCGGCATAGCACTCTGAAATGGATCTTCAGTTTGCAAACTTTGCTGCACATGATCACTAGCAGTATCCTCAACTGGCATCACACGGTTCACATCAACATTTTGCCCAGTGCTATCTCTTCTTTCAGCGGCCACACTGGATGATAGCTGATTTACTGGTTCAAATTGCACCTGTAACTGAGCTCCTTCTACACGACCAGTAGTGTCTTGTTGATCTGGATTGTCAGACATTGTTTCCTGCAAACAATTCTGGCCTCCCAACATCTCAACTCCATCATTTCTTCTGGTATTAGATTCAGACCGTTCAGAATTCACAGTGGGGACCACATGTGAATTGCTAGCACCAGTTTGTTCAATCGTATTAAATTCAATATCACTGTTAGGTGACATATCAGATACGTTGCCAGTTGCTTGACTGCAACCAGTTTTATCCTTCCTAGAGAAGAATCCTTCCCTGTTCAGAAGACAAATTAAATGTCGTTGGTATAAAAATATACATGAAACCACTAAAATGAATAAAGGGTGGTAAATATCAGCACATGCTCCAATATGATGAGAAAAAGGATCAGTAGCATTAACTTAACTGGTATAACAACACAAGAACAATTACCATTCTACAGGACTAATGGGAAATGGGGCTggagaatattatttttcaatatgtAAGCAAGGTCAAAGTATGAAAAAAGTGATTATACTaaagttattattattcaagAAAGAAGAGGGGACAGAGAGCTGAAAGGCTTCAGAGAGAAATAGATATGTAAAAGTTCTCATAAAATTCGTTCATAAAGAAATTAATACCTTAGTTCTGATACAGTTTGTCTTTGCCTCAATAAACCTAGTTCACTTTCAGCGACAGAAGTGGACCTGTTATTATCAACAGATCTATCATTTCTCAAGAACCAGCCTCTAAGCAATGcctgaaaacattttgaaatttgaagcaTTCATCAATTTGAGTACAAACCTCCAATTTATactaaatcataaattttgaattatatttccTGGAAGCATTTATAGTATTTCTGCTTTTAATCATTTCCTAGATTTtccaaattattttatatttgatattGTTTCTGAATAAGAACTTTCTGACTCTATTCTCACCTACAAGCACTTCCATCTCAAGTGATGCAAATATTTTACCCAATTCAAATTAACAAAGCTCAAAAGTCGAATTTTCATAGTTAA
The genomic region above belongs to Arachis duranensis cultivar V14167 chromosome 3, aradu.V14167.gnm2.J7QH, whole genome shotgun sequence and contains:
- the LOC107476451 gene encoding uncharacterized protein LOC107476451, translated to MAIAGLHNVSVLESSFLRDSHSQSSSRRGDGRRGGTRSSALLQMWRELEDEHAVNQVQGRPGEVLLEQRSDGLISDLSQADSPGSHERGQDRMLEDAVLGDTESETWSQSQSQNESHYDHEDLNNSSCENSSDLGEVERGRVRQIFREWMSSGAGDHGSNISRRNNSSRGEWLGETEQERVRIIREWVQMSSQHRGVSSGETREEQSAEIGTQIERVRDGFVVNQGEGQTEHFRRGIRKLCGRQVMLDMLKKAEMQRQREIQELLNHRAVSHFPHRNRIQALLRGWFLRNDRSVDNNRSTSVAESELGLLRQRQTVSELREGFFSRKDKTGCSQATGNVSDMSPNSDIEFNTIEQTGASNSHVVPTVNSERSESNTRRNDGVEMLGGQNCLQETMSDNPDQQDTTGRVEGAQLQVQFEPVNQLSSSVAAERRDSTGQNVDVNRVMPVEDTASDHVQQSLQTEDPFQSAMPEFSEAYNDRLRSGDISNGVNDSSNHNHPMEENIVDMNRNESASLVGEQLEEDIENEGSVWNQSNREWRNSTEEGVDDNQVSSTSMQWPENEFGNEDGENSRLQEGPEVWQEDGGFQEAVENWLGAPSDLESAPVGRIHGFYFPDDDNVYSVELRELLNRRSVSNLLRSSFRDSLDQLIQSYVVRQGHNQMEWELQETTPSSASVEQDLEQQSRDQIVGQEGTVNSPHDLPSLPIPPPLPLWDRHPRRDSWSQSQSDMNNQHLGGIDWEVVNDLRIDMSRLQQRMNNMQRMLEACMDMQLELQRSIRQEVSAALNRSTGSSGTNEFESSDESKWECVRKGLCCICCESNIDSLLYRCGHLCTCSKCANELLQSKRKCPMCQAPVVEVIRAYSIL